The genomic window GACCCGGATCGCGCTTCGCCGGCAGGGCGCGCACCCTGCGCTACCTGCCGCTGCGGGAGGACCTGTTCACCGAGCACGGCACCGGCTTCAACGCGCAGAAGCGGGCAGTCGAGTCGGTGCGGCCGGGCGAGGTGCTGGTGATGGAGGCGCGCGGCGAGCGGAATGCCGGGACGATCGGGGACATCCTTGCGCTGCGCGCCCAGCTGCGCGGCGCCGCGGCGGTGGTGACCGACGGCGGGCTGCGGGACGCCGCCGTGGTGGCCGAGCTGGAACTGCCGGTGTTCCACGGCGGGCAACATCCCAGCGTGCTGGGCCGCAAGCACGTCCCGTGGGAGATCGACGTGGCCGTGGGTTGCGGCGGCGCGGCCGTCCTTCCCGGCGACCTCGTGGTCGGAGATGACGACGGGGTGCTGGTGATCCCGCCCGCGCTGGCCGAGGAGGTGCTCGCGGACGCGGCGGAGCAGGAGCTGCGGGAGGAGTTCATCACCGAGCAGGTCAGGACCGGCAAGCAGATCAACGGCCTGTACCCGCTGGAGGGCCGGTGGCTGGAGGCCTACCGGTCCTGGCGAGCGTCCCGCACCGCCGATCAAACAGACTCCGGAAAGGACAGTCAATGAGATTTCGTGCCGATCCGAGCCGGATCACCGGCTCCATCGCTCCGGTGGTCACCCCGTTCACCGCGGACGGCGCGCTGGACGAGGCCGGGCTGCGCGGGCTGGTCCGCTGGCAGCTCGCCAGCGGCTCGCACGGCGTCTCGCTGGGCGGCTCCACCGGGGAGCCCGGCGCGCAGAGCGTGGCCGAGCGGGCCACGGCAATCCGCGCGGCGGCCGAGGAGGTCGGCGACCGGGTCCCCTTCCTGCCCGGAACCGGTTCCGCCAAACTCGACGAGACACTGGAACTCACCTCCGTGGCCATGCAGGCGGGCGCGGACGCGGCGCTGATCATCACGCCCTACTACGCCCGCCCCACCCAGGAGGCGCTGTACCAGTGGTATGCCACGGTGGCCAGGGAGTTCCCCGACCTTCCGCTGGTGATCTACAACGTGCCGATGCGCACGGCCGTGGACATCGCTCCGGAGACGGTCGGCAGGCTGTTCCGCGAGTTCGACAACCTGGTC from Amycolatopsis cihanbeyliensis includes these protein-coding regions:
- the dapA gene encoding 4-hydroxy-tetrahydrodipicolinate synthase — encoded protein: MRFRADPSRITGSIAPVVTPFTADGALDEAGLRGLVRWQLASGSHGVSLGGSTGEPGAQSVAERATAIRAAAEEVGDRVPFLPGTGSAKLDETLELTSVAMQAGADAALIITPYYARPTQEALYQWYATVAREFPDLPLVIYNVPMRTAVDIAPETVGRLFREFDNLVGIKETTKDFEHFSRVLHETGPELLVWSGIELLCLPLLALGGVGFVSAVANLAPAAVAEMYQAWTEGDLDRARRLHYRLHPLVDVLFTETNPAPAKWVLAKRGLISAAHVRPPLITPTAAGQARIEQLLSGNEDLLTPVEGVPS